The Desulfobulbaceae bacterium nucleotide sequence TCCGCCGCTTTAACCAGCGCTTCATTCTCAGTCCGAATGATTTCGACCTCCTGCCGAAGACGCTTTCGCTCTGCCTGAAGAGGACTTACCTCTGCCACAAACTCATCATCATCAGATTGCCACATAGACGATAAGGCATGAAACCCACCCTCCTCACTGTCCCCCGGTGATCGGCGAGTAACCAGAATCGAACTTCTTCCTCCCTCACGAGAAGATTTGATTATCTTAGACAAACTCATCATCACCCCCGCCGGAAGACAACTGAAGTTTACCTTCCTGCTCCAACCGCTTGGCGATTTTCAAAATAGACTGCTGTGCCGACTCGACATCTTTTAATCGCGTGGGTCCCATTATTTCCATATCCTCTTTCAATCCTTCAACAGCACGTTGGGACATATTCTTGAAGATTTTCTCCCGGAGTTCTTCCGTGGCCGTTTTTAGCGCCAACTTAAGATCATCAGAACTCACTTCTTTCAAGATAGCCATTATCCCGCGATCTTCAACCCCGGTCAAATCATCAAACACGAACATCAAGCGGCGGATCTCTTCGGCCAACTCTTCTCGCTGTTCTTCAACCCCTTCCATAATCGACGATTCCAGGGCACGGTCCGCGTGATTAAGAATTTCTGCCACCGCCTCAACCCCGCCTAGGCGCTGACCTTCAACACCTTCGACAGAAAGCAGCTCTTCCTGCAACACCCGATCTATTTCCACCAAGATCTCAGGACTAACCTTATCAAGCTCGCTCATTCGGATAATCACCTCAACCCGCTGATCTTCCTTCAGCTCACCAAGAATCACCGCAGCCTGGACCTGATCGAGTACCGCCAGCACCAAAGCAATGGTCTGGGGATGCTCATTCCGCAAAAAATTGACCAAGATACGTGGATCGAGTTTCCGGGCCTTCTGAAAGAGTGTCAAGCGCCAATCCGAACGAATATCATCAAGTATCGCCCCTGCCTTATCAGCCTCTAACGCTTTTTTCAAGGCGGATTCCAATAGATCATCTCCAGAAAGAAACAACCCCTCCCCACCCTCGTCAGACCGAAACTCCTTCAAAAGATTGGCGATATCATCCTTATTCACATGATCAATCTTCGCCATCTGACGACCGACCATCTTTATTTCGTCAACATCGAGCCGTTGAAAAACTTTAGCGGTGAAATCATCCCCCAGAGTCAATAAAAAAATAGCCGCTTTCTCCGGACCGGAAAGTTCATCAGTCCCATGTTGATCTTTTTTTGCCATGTCTTAGGCCTTTTTTAGTTTACTTGGAGGATAACTGCTTAAGTTGACGGTGATCAGTTACCAATTTACGGTTAAATCAATCATTTTCAGTAATCGTTCACCAGAAGCATTGAGCGTGCAGATTTCACCGGACTGTAAACGTTCACCGGGTGCCCGGTGAACGTTTACCATTTTCATGCCTCTTGCCGCAGCCAACGCCTAACCAAATCTGCCGCCCGATCCGGATCAGTTTGCGCCAATTTATAAATCTTTTCCTTATCGCTCATCCCCATCGGTTTCAGGGCAAGATCCTCTTCTGTTACCCCCTCTCCACCCTCAACCCCCACAAACTTGGTCGCCGCCATAACCCGCCGTTGCTCCTCAAGTTGCTTATTGGACAGCACCCTGAAAAATGGCCGAATCACAAAGAAGACAAAGCAGATAGAGATCAATAAATACATGACCGGCTGAGCTAAACGATCAATAAGGTGCTGCCAACGCTCAAACCCATCAATTTGGGACTCAGGCGCCAAGGAAGCCGCTAAACTCGTGCTTACCACCTCAAGTTGATCTCCTCGTTCCGGATCAAACCCCACGGCATTCTTGGCCATCTTTTCATACCATTTCAAATCCTCTGGAGCCCTTGCAATATATTTTATGGTTGGATTTCCAT carries:
- the fliG gene encoding flagellar motor switch protein FliG; translation: MAKKDQHGTDELSGPEKAAIFLLTLGDDFTAKVFQRLDVDEIKMVGRQMAKIDHVNKDDIANLLKEFRSDEGGEGLFLSGDDLLESALKKALEADKAGAILDDIRSDWRLTLFQKARKLDPRILVNFLRNEHPQTIALVLAVLDQVQAAVILGELKEDQRVEVIIRMSELDKVSPEILVEIDRVLQEELLSVEGVEGQRLGGVEAVAEILNHADRALESSIMEGVEEQREELAEEIRRLMFVFDDLTGVEDRGIMAILKEVSSDDLKLALKTATEELREKIFKNMSQRAVEGLKEDMEIMGPTRLKDVESAQQSILKIAKRLEQEGKLQLSSGGGDDEFV